A DNA window from Amycolatopsis sp. DSM 110486 contains the following coding sequences:
- a CDS encoding NAD(P)H-dependent glycerol-3-phosphate dehydrogenase, whose protein sequence is MAAFATDVQRVTVLGAGSWGTAFAKVLGDAGRDVTVWARRESVAEEITTRHSNESYLPGTRLPERITATADPAAALDGAQAVVLGVPSQSLRQNLTAWQPLLPPGAILVSLAKGVELGTLKRMSEVIAELAKVDAGEIVVVSGPNLAREIAAAQPAAAVLACADHERAVAIQRASSNQYYRPYTNTDVVGCELGGACKNVIALSCGMAAGLGLGANTMATLITRGLAEIARLGTKLGADPLTFAGLAGVGDLVATCSSPLSRNRTFGERLGRGDTLEQAQAATGGQVAEGVTSCSSIRELARSLGVDMPITDAMHRVCHEGVDPRRAGAELLGRSQKHEWS, encoded by the coding sequence ATGGCCGCCTTCGCCACCGACGTCCAGCGGGTGACGGTGCTCGGCGCCGGCTCGTGGGGCACGGCGTTCGCCAAGGTCCTCGGCGACGCCGGCCGCGACGTGACCGTGTGGGCGCGCCGCGAGTCGGTCGCCGAGGAGATCACGACGCGGCATTCGAACGAGTCGTACCTGCCCGGCACCCGGCTGCCCGAGCGCATCACGGCGACGGCCGATCCGGCCGCGGCGCTCGACGGCGCGCAGGCCGTGGTGCTCGGCGTGCCGAGCCAGAGCCTGCGGCAGAACCTCACCGCGTGGCAGCCGCTGCTGCCGCCCGGGGCCATCCTCGTGAGCCTGGCCAAGGGCGTGGAGCTGGGCACGCTCAAGCGGATGAGCGAGGTGATCGCCGAGCTGGCGAAGGTCGACGCGGGCGAGATCGTGGTCGTTTCCGGGCCGAACCTGGCCCGCGAGATCGCCGCGGCGCAACCGGCCGCGGCGGTGCTGGCCTGTGCGGACCACGAGCGCGCGGTGGCGATCCAGCGGGCGAGCTCGAACCAGTACTACCGCCCGTACACCAACACCGACGTCGTCGGCTGCGAGCTCGGCGGCGCGTGCAAGAACGTGATCGCGCTCAGCTGCGGCATGGCCGCGGGCCTCGGTCTCGGCGCCAACACGATGGCGACGCTGATCACCCGCGGCCTCGCGGAGATAGCGCGCCTGGGCACGAAGCTCGGCGCCGACCCGCTCACGTTCGCGGGCCTCGCGGGCGTCGGCGACCTGGTGGCCACGTGCTCCTCGCCGCTGTCGCGCAACCGCACCTTCGGCGAACGGCTGGGCCGCGGCGACACGCTGGAGCAGGCGCAGGCCGCCACCGGCGGGCAGGTCGCGGAGGGCGTCACGTCGTGCTCGTCGATCCGCGAGCTGGCGCGCAGCCTGGGCGTGGACATGCCGATCACCGACGCGATGCACCGCGTGTGCCACGAGGGCGTGGACCCGCGCCGGGCCGGCGCGGAGCTGCTGGGGCGCTCGCAGAAGCACGAGTGGAGCTGA
- a CDS encoding cysteine dioxygenase family protein, which produces MFAVPDNTLLRPENPALRHPVRVALQVAADRERWANLLRYDPDERFSALVERGDGQEVWLLSWLPGQHTDLHDHEFSTGAFTVVSGRLTETVARRSPDGRAVTEVHALAAGQSRVFGPGYVHEMRNDGPDPAISVHVYRDGPRAMRLYHMDPLGGPVRD; this is translated from the coding sequence ATGTTCGCCGTCCCGGACAACACCCTGCTGCGTCCCGAGAATCCCGCCCTGCGCCACCCGGTGCGTGTCGCCCTTCAGGTGGCCGCAGACCGCGAACGCTGGGCGAACCTCCTGCGCTACGACCCCGACGAGCGCTTCTCCGCCCTCGTGGAACGCGGCGACGGCCAGGAGGTCTGGCTGCTGAGCTGGCTGCCCGGCCAGCACACCGACCTGCACGACCACGAGTTCTCGACCGGCGCGTTCACGGTCGTCTCGGGGCGGCTGACCGAGACCGTCGCGCGCCGCTCACCCGACGGCCGCGCGGTCACCGAGGTGCACGCGCTGGCCGCCGGGCAGTCGCGCGTGTTCGGACCCGGGTATGTGCACGAGATGCGCAACGACGGGCCCGACCCGGCGATCAGCGTGCACGTCTACCGCGACGGGCCGCGCGCGATGCGGCTGTACCACATGGATCCGCTCGGTGGTCCGGTCCGGGACTGA
- a CDS encoding asparaginase — protein MTRALVAVAALGGTISMAPGRSIEDGVVPRLTAEDLLGDLGTDLPMDLTAATLAGISSASMDYETLLRTRDWGLKQVAAGAAGLVVVQGTDTLEETAYFFELTWPHDVPVVVTGAMRNPSLPSADGAANLLAALTVAAEPRSRGRGALVAFNDDVHSARWVRKAHASHLEAFSSNPAGPLGLVAERNVHYFHPAGGRPSALQVESADFSGLVPLLEAGIADSGELLKLVLDGGAGGVVVAASGVGHVSRGTADVIAGAKVPIVVASRTGAGTTFRGTYGFHGSESSLIRLGATMAGWLDPRKARVLLQVLLATGASRERVEQEFRLRGDLDR, from the coding sequence ATGACTCGTGCTCTTGTCGCCGTCGCCGCACTGGGCGGCACCATTTCCATGGCCCCCGGCCGCTCGATCGAAGACGGGGTGGTGCCGCGGCTGACCGCCGAGGACCTGCTCGGCGACCTCGGCACCGACCTGCCGATGGACCTCACGGCGGCCACGCTCGCCGGCATCTCCAGCGCGTCGATGGACTACGAGACGCTGCTGCGGACCCGCGATTGGGGTCTGAAGCAGGTGGCGGCGGGCGCGGCGGGACTCGTCGTGGTGCAGGGCACGGACACCCTCGAGGAGACGGCGTACTTCTTCGAGCTGACCTGGCCCCACGATGTGCCGGTGGTCGTCACCGGGGCGATGCGCAACCCGAGCCTGCCCAGCGCCGACGGCGCCGCCAACCTTCTTGCGGCGCTGACCGTCGCGGCCGAACCCCGCAGCCGCGGGCGCGGTGCGCTCGTGGCGTTCAACGACGACGTGCACTCGGCGCGCTGGGTGCGCAAGGCACACGCGAGCCACCTCGAAGCGTTTTCCTCGAACCCGGCGGGACCGCTCGGGCTCGTCGCGGAACGCAACGTGCACTACTTCCACCCGGCCGGCGGACGTCCGTCAGCGCTTCAGGTGGAAAGCGCCGACTTCTCGGGGCTGGTTCCGTTGCTGGAAGCGGGCATCGCGGATTCCGGCGAACTGCTCAAGCTCGTCCTCGACGGCGGCGCCGGCGGGGTGGTCGTGGCGGCCAGCGGCGTCGGCCACGTTTCGCGCGGGACCGCCGACGTGATCGCCGGCGCGAAGGTGCCGATCGTCGTCGCCTCACGCACCGGCGCGGGCACGACGTTCCGCGGCACCTACGGTTTCCACGGCTCCGAGTCGAGCCTGATCCGCCTCGGCGCGACGATGGCCGGCTGGCTCGACCCCCGCAAAGCCCGCGTCCTGCTTCAGGTCCTGCTCGCCACCGGCGCCTCGCGGGAACGCGTCGAGCAGGAGTTCCGCCTGCGTGGCGACCTGGACCGCTGA
- a CDS encoding class I SAM-dependent methyltransferase, with translation MTESFDLNRANWDERAAVHAKSEYYGFERFRTDPGYLSDVVRFDLPRLGDVSGLRGVHLQCHIGTDTLSLSRLGARMSGLDLSPGSLAEARKLADSVGAEIDYHEANTYDAVDVFGDGAFDLVYTGIGALCWLPRIAQWATVVARLLKPGGRLFLREGHPMLWTLDDESEHGWPKYEYFEHTEPLVFAEETTYVESDGPIVNSTTHSWNHSLGEIITALLDNGLTLTAFTEHDTVPWNALPNEMRQVDGGEWRLRENPRRLAASYTLQAAKIS, from the coding sequence GTGACCGAGTCGTTCGACCTCAACCGCGCCAATTGGGACGAGCGCGCGGCCGTGCACGCGAAGTCCGAGTACTACGGCTTCGAGCGCTTCCGCACGGACCCCGGGTACCTCAGCGACGTCGTGCGGTTCGACCTCCCGCGCCTCGGTGACGTCTCGGGCCTGCGCGGCGTGCACCTGCAGTGCCACATCGGCACGGACACGCTTTCCTTGTCCCGCCTGGGCGCGCGGATGTCCGGCCTCGACCTCTCCCCCGGCTCGCTGGCGGAAGCGCGCAAGCTCGCGGACAGCGTCGGCGCGGAGATCGACTACCACGAGGCCAACACGTACGACGCTGTCGACGTGTTCGGCGACGGCGCGTTCGACCTCGTCTACACCGGCATCGGTGCGCTGTGCTGGCTGCCGCGGATCGCCCAGTGGGCCACGGTCGTGGCGCGGCTGCTGAAGCCGGGCGGACGGTTGTTCCTGCGCGAGGGCCACCCGATGTTGTGGACCCTCGACGACGAATCCGAGCACGGCTGGCCGAAGTACGAGTATTTCGAGCACACCGAACCGCTCGTCTTCGCCGAGGAAACCACCTACGTCGAGTCCGACGGTCCCATCGTGAACAGCACCACGCACTCGTGGAACCATTCGCTGGGCGAAATCATCACAGCGCTGCTGGACAACGGCCTCACGCTCACCGCGTTCACCGAGCACGACACCGTGCCGTGGAACGCGTTGCCGAACGAAATGCGCCAAGTCGACGGCGGCGAATGGCGGCTGCGGGAGAACCCGCGGCGCCTCGCGGCGAGCTACACCCTGCAGGCGGCGAAGATTTCCTAG
- a CDS encoding VOC family protein codes for MPSIVENTTFDCADPYALAQFWSGVLGRPVAEEDEPGDPEVGIELDHGGTLLFIRVPETKTVKNRIHLCLTPEGPRDDEVERLLAAGATMFDDQRNADGTGWAVLHDPEGNEFCVLRSKAEKAAK; via the coding sequence ATGCCGTCCATCGTCGAGAACACCACCTTCGACTGCGCCGATCCGTATGCGCTGGCCCAGTTCTGGAGCGGCGTCCTCGGCCGGCCCGTCGCCGAGGAGGACGAGCCGGGTGACCCGGAGGTCGGCATCGAGCTCGACCACGGCGGCACGCTGCTGTTCATCCGCGTGCCAGAGACCAAGACCGTGAAGAACCGCATCCACCTGTGCCTCACGCCCGAAGGCCCGCGCGACGACGAGGTCGAGCGCCTGCTCGCCGCCGGCGCCACGATGTTCGACGACCAGCGCAACGCCGACGGCACCGGCTGGGCCGTGCTCCACGACCCGGAAGGCAACGAATTCTGCGTACTCCGCAGCAAGGCCGAAAAGGCAGCGAAGTGA
- a CDS encoding PQQ-binding-like beta-propeller repeat protein, translating to MVKRGPASCVVLSVLRLTTVAGAVCVVVASFLSGGATRASGVGLLWFVAGALVAAALGPARSRKVRVAAAVLGIATAVAAVVRLVLDVRGGVPGLDTPVLAVGAVGVAVGLLDSTSWRIRPVGLLVAVAMLATAMGAPFAADRVATASTTRGVPDLTPEPVAEKPGGRQWSWQPPADVSAMVAAGHGVVVAAADGSVTALDGLDGSRDWSYARAGAHVHALLASADRRTVVAAFASKTDSSNDLVVVLDADTGTARFDRVVPSVLVETGEILVGTKTLTIRDDAYAGYDIQTGDELWHWSAPAGCVNPYTLPAQARTVVLAALECGRSAGLVALDEVTGHERWRHVVETTGPDDERLAISPATTTDGAVVWLRLVGRAAAPGSVLNGLYDTETGRLLAQPDASRWVRMDVGPIPVTEEEKTSAEALDPGTGTTHPIDLGACPVRSADATTRHTYLRACQDTGRDLTLFVQSFDGSAPTSRVVRMDGSGPLSDLRLVPAPGAIVLARSTYGGTPAPVVGFPG from the coding sequence GTGGTGAAACGCGGACCGGCGAGCTGCGTCGTACTGAGCGTGCTGCGGTTGACGACGGTTGCCGGTGCGGTGTGCGTGGTGGTCGCGTCGTTCTTGTCGGGAGGCGCGACGAGAGCGAGCGGCGTGGGGCTGCTGTGGTTCGTCGCCGGGGCGCTCGTCGCCGCGGCGCTGGGGCCGGCGCGGTCGCGCAAGGTGCGGGTCGCGGCGGCGGTTCTCGGGATCGCCACCGCCGTGGCCGCCGTGGTGCGGCTGGTGCTCGACGTGCGTGGCGGTGTGCCGGGCCTGGACACCCCGGTGCTCGCCGTGGGCGCGGTGGGGGTGGCGGTCGGGCTGCTCGACAGCACGTCGTGGCGGATCCGTCCCGTCGGCTTGCTGGTGGCCGTCGCCATGCTGGCCACAGCGATGGGGGCGCCGTTCGCCGCCGACCGGGTCGCCACGGCGAGCACGACCCGCGGCGTGCCGGACCTGACCCCCGAACCGGTGGCCGAAAAGCCCGGTGGCCGACAGTGGTCCTGGCAGCCACCGGCCGACGTGAGCGCGATGGTGGCCGCGGGGCACGGGGTCGTCGTCGCGGCCGCCGACGGTTCGGTGACGGCGCTCGACGGGCTCGACGGCAGCCGCGACTGGTCCTACGCCCGGGCCGGCGCTCACGTCCACGCGCTGCTCGCGTCCGCCGACCGGCGCACGGTCGTCGCCGCTTTCGCGTCGAAAACCGACAGCAGCAACGACCTGGTGGTCGTCCTCGACGCCGACACCGGCACTGCACGCTTCGACCGCGTGGTGCCGTCGGTTCTCGTCGAGACAGGGGAGATCCTGGTGGGCACCAAGACCTTGACCATCCGCGATGACGCGTACGCCGGCTACGACATCCAGACCGGCGACGAACTCTGGCACTGGTCCGCGCCGGCCGGGTGCGTGAACCCGTACACCTTGCCCGCGCAAGCCCGGACGGTGGTGCTCGCCGCGCTGGAGTGCGGGCGTTCCGCGGGACTCGTCGCGCTCGACGAGGTGACCGGGCACGAACGCTGGCGCCATGTGGTCGAGACCACTGGACCCGACGATGAACGGCTCGCCATCTCCCCCGCCACCACCACCGACGGTGCCGTCGTGTGGCTGCGGCTCGTCGGCCGCGCCGCCGCTCCCGGCTCGGTCCTCAACGGCCTGTACGACACCGAGACGGGCCGGCTGCTGGCCCAGCCGGACGCGTCGCGGTGGGTGCGGATGGACGTGGGACCGATTCCCGTGACCGAAGAGGAAAAGACGTCCGCCGAGGCCCTCGACCCCGGCACCGGCACCACGCACCCGATCGACCTCGGCGCATGCCCCGTGCGCTCGGCCGACGCCACCACCCGGCACACGTATCTCCGCGCGTGCCAGGACACCGGCCGCGACCTGACCCTGTTCGTGCAGAGCTTCGACGGCAGCGCGCCGACCAGCCGGGTGGTGCGGATGGACGGCTCGGGCCCGCTGTCGGACCTGCGGCTCGTGCCGGCGCCGGGCGCGATCGTCTTGGCGCGCAGCACGTACGGCGGCACGCCCGCGCCGGTCGTCGGCTTCCCCGGCTGA
- a CDS encoding FAD:protein FMN transferase, whose amino-acid sequence MATHVEQVMGLPVSLDLRDEGDFTGAVADTFRWLREVDARFSPFRSGSEVCRYDRGETTELSADLDEVLGLCAYYEDLSGGAFSARLPGRGLDPCAVVKGWAVQRAADRLHAAGARRFCLNAGGDVVTAGEPESGRPWRVGIRHPEQPEAVCAVVASRDGAVATSAAYERGAHVLDGRTGLPATGLLSVTVVAEDLTHADALATAAFALGADGISWVAEQPGCDVLIVDARRRVHRSPGLALA is encoded by the coding sequence ATGGCCACGCACGTCGAGCAGGTGATGGGGCTGCCCGTGTCGCTCGACCTGCGCGACGAAGGAGACTTCACCGGCGCCGTCGCCGACACGTTCCGGTGGCTGCGCGAGGTCGACGCCCGCTTCAGTCCGTTCCGCTCCGGCAGCGAAGTATGCCGCTACGACCGCGGCGAAACCACCGAACTCAGTGCGGACCTCGACGAGGTGCTCGGCCTCTGCGCGTACTACGAAGACCTCTCCGGCGGCGCCTTCTCCGCCCGGCTGCCGGGCCGAGGCCTGGACCCGTGCGCCGTCGTCAAAGGCTGGGCCGTGCAGCGCGCGGCCGATCGCCTCCACGCGGCCGGCGCACGCCGGTTCTGCCTCAACGCCGGCGGCGACGTCGTCACCGCGGGCGAGCCGGAGTCCGGACGGCCGTGGCGCGTCGGCATCCGCCACCCCGAACAGCCCGAAGCGGTGTGCGCCGTGGTCGCCTCGCGCGACGGCGCCGTCGCCACCTCGGCCGCGTACGAACGCGGCGCCCACGTGCTCGACGGCCGCACCGGTCTGCCCGCCACCGGATTGTTGAGCGTCACCGTCGTCGCCGAAGACCTCACGCACGCCGACGCGCTGGCCACCGCCGCGTTCGCCCTCGGCGCCGACGGCATCAGCTGGGTCGCCGAACAACCCGGCTGCGACGTGCTGATCGTCGACGCCCGGCGGCGCGTCCACCGCTCCCCCGGCCTCGCGCTCGCCTGA
- a CDS encoding FMN-binding protein, producing the protein MKKTIFVVALSIAGFVAVWRFDPTPATSSTTTSAPAPTAGAAPSTSAGSGSVTTRGSAEPTEFGTVQVQVSFSGSRITNVTLVQQPDSGRGVAAIPLLREEALQAQSADIDTVSGATQTSESYIKSLQAALDAMGS; encoded by the coding sequence ATGAAGAAGACCATTTTCGTGGTCGCGCTGTCGATCGCCGGGTTCGTGGCCGTGTGGCGGTTTGACCCGACGCCGGCGACGAGCAGCACCACCACGAGCGCCCCTGCTCCGACAGCCGGCGCCGCACCGTCCACTTCGGCCGGTTCCGGCTCCGTGACCACGCGGGGCAGCGCCGAGCCGACCGAGTTCGGCACCGTGCAGGTGCAGGTGTCCTTCTCCGGCAGCCGGATCACCAACGTCACCCTCGTGCAGCAGCCGGACAGCGGCCGCGGCGTCGCCGCGATCCCGCTGCTGCGCGAGGAAGCCCTGCAGGCGCAGAGCGCGGACATCGACACCGTCTCGGGCGCGACGCAGACCAGCGAGTCGTACATCAAGTCGCTGCAGGCGGCGCTCGACGCGATGGGCTCGTGA